The Alosa sapidissima isolate fAloSap1 chromosome 8, fAloSap1.pri, whole genome shotgun sequence genome contains a region encoding:
- the bag4 gene encoding BAG family molecular chaperone regulator 4 isoform X4 encodes MAYDTAGNDRSGGEPAWVMHQMQDSTPYSGYPSNYWYPQSHTTGPYGNAYPPGTEVNGQPPYQLSAYPNGVYNPQQYSTNMLHPSNPFYCAEQMPPRQPHYHNQGCPERSAAQPAPPPYPVQHCQGGPGYHPGSYQHYGEGGPTMPQNPPYPGQQSMHSRAPQPEAWAHSGGYSPSPAPQQQWQPGNQAPHGPYGNHVRPPHPPPWQGPAPPPYEHKDHQFSGQHPQARPQPLGPKPRPITPNQAQGKPTEFSAPPQLYKPGGGKLQESKPAQAEPPPQAPNPTRAPPGPQLSDNPSLARVQQVMFRVQLLQEDVDEFVGKKTDKSYRCLEELLTKELLVLDSVETNGQEVVRLARKDTVQRIQGILDQLEKKAF; translated from the exons ATGGCGTACGACACAGCTGGCAACGACAGGAGTGGAGGGGAGCCTGCTTGGGTCATGCATCAAATGCAG gaTTCGACGCCATACTCTGGATATCCCTCTAACTATTGGTATCCCCAGTCGCATACGACAGGACCTTATGGAAATGCGTATCCTCCAGGCACGGAGGTAAACGGGCAACCGCCCTATCAG CTGTCTGCGTACCCCAATGGCGTTTACAATCCTCAACAGTACTCCACAAATATGCTTCATCCATCCAATCCGTTCTACTGTGCTGAACAAATGCCACCCCGGCAGCCTCATTACCACAATCAAGGCTGTCCTGAACGAAGTGCAGCACAACCAGCACCGCCTCCTTATCCTGTTCAACACTGTCAAGGG GGCCCTGGCTACCATCCAGGCTCTTACCAGCACTATGGAGAGGGGGGTCCCACGATGCCCCAGAATCCTCCATACCCGGGCCAGCAATCCATGCACTCCAGAGCCCCACAACCAGAAGCATGGGCTCATTCTGGGGGCTACAGCCCCTCTCCAGCCCCACAACAGCAGTGGCAGCCCGGAAACCAGGCGCCACATGGTCCCTATGGCAACCACGTCAGgcctccccacccccctccatggCAAGGACCAGCCCCTCCTCCATATGAGCACAAG GACCATCAGTTCTCTGGGCAGCATCCACAGGCTCGTCCACAGCCCCTTGGGCCCAAACCTCGACCCATCACGCCCAACCAGGCCCAGGGCAAGCCCACAGAGTTCAGTGCTCCCCCTCAACTTTACAAGCCAGGAGGCGGGAAGTTGCAGGAGTCCAAGCCAGCTCAAGCTGAGCCTCCTCCTCAGGCACCCAACCCTACCAGAGCTCCCCCAGGCCCCCAGCTGAGTGACAACCCCAGTCTAGCCCGCGTCCAGCAGGTCATGTTCCGGGTACAGCTGCTGCAGGAGGACGTGGATGAGTTTGTGGGCAAAAAGACGGACAAAAGCTACCGGTGCCTGGAGGAGCTACTGACCAAAGAGCTACTGGTGCTGGACTCAGTGGAGACCAACGGCCAGGAAGTGGTCCGGCTGGCCCGCAAGGATACGGTGCAGAGGATCCAGGGTATACTGGACCAGCTGGAGAAGAAGGCCTTCTGA
- the bag4 gene encoding BAG family molecular chaperone regulator 4 isoform X1, translated as MAYDTAGNDRSGGEPAWVMHQMQASSKPHLPSHFNSENNWNGTMDSTPYSGYPSNYWYPQSHTTGPYGNAYPPGTEVNGQPPYQQLSAYPNGVYNPQQYSTNMLHPSNPFYCAEQMPPRQPHYHNQGCPERSAAQPAPPPYPVQHCQGGPGYHPGSYQHYGEGGPTMPQNPPYPGQQSMHSRAPQPEAWAHSGGYSPSPAPQQQWQPGNQAPHGPYGNHVRPPHPPPWQGPAPPPYEHKDHQFSGQHPQARPQPLGPKPRPITPNQAQGKPTEFSAPPQLYKPGGGKLQESKPAQAEPPPQAPNPTRAPPGPQLSDNPSLARVQQVMFRVQLLQEDVDEFVGKKTDKSYRCLEELLTKELLVLDSVETNGQEVVRLARKDTVQRIQGILDQLEKKAF; from the exons ATGGCGTACGACACAGCTGGCAACGACAGGAGTGGAGGGGAGCCTGCTTGGGTCATGCATCAAATGCAGGCAAGCTCTAAACCGCACTTGCCATCACATTTTAACTCGGAGAATAACTGGAACGGCACCATG gaTTCGACGCCATACTCTGGATATCCCTCTAACTATTGGTATCCCCAGTCGCATACGACAGGACCTTATGGAAATGCGTATCCTCCAGGCACGGAGGTAAACGGGCAACCGCCCTATCAG CAGCTGTCTGCGTACCCCAATGGCGTTTACAATCCTCAACAGTACTCCACAAATATGCTTCATCCATCCAATCCGTTCTACTGTGCTGAACAAATGCCACCCCGGCAGCCTCATTACCACAATCAAGGCTGTCCTGAACGAAGTGCAGCACAACCAGCACCGCCTCCTTATCCTGTTCAACACTGTCAAGGG GGCCCTGGCTACCATCCAGGCTCTTACCAGCACTATGGAGAGGGGGGTCCCACGATGCCCCAGAATCCTCCATACCCGGGCCAGCAATCCATGCACTCCAGAGCCCCACAACCAGAAGCATGGGCTCATTCTGGGGGCTACAGCCCCTCTCCAGCCCCACAACAGCAGTGGCAGCCCGGAAACCAGGCGCCACATGGTCCCTATGGCAACCACGTCAGgcctccccacccccctccatggCAAGGACCAGCCCCTCCTCCATATGAGCACAAG GACCATCAGTTCTCTGGGCAGCATCCACAGGCTCGTCCACAGCCCCTTGGGCCCAAACCTCGACCCATCACGCCCAACCAGGCCCAGGGCAAGCCCACAGAGTTCAGTGCTCCCCCTCAACTTTACAAGCCAGGAGGCGGGAAGTTGCAGGAGTCCAAGCCAGCTCAAGCTGAGCCTCCTCCTCAGGCACCCAACCCTACCAGAGCTCCCCCAGGCCCCCAGCTGAGTGACAACCCCAGTCTAGCCCGCGTCCAGCAGGTCATGTTCCGGGTACAGCTGCTGCAGGAGGACGTGGATGAGTTTGTGGGCAAAAAGACGGACAAAAGCTACCGGTGCCTGGAGGAGCTACTGACCAAAGAGCTACTGGTGCTGGACTCAGTGGAGACCAACGGCCAGGAAGTGGTCCGGCTGGCCCGCAAGGATACGGTGCAGAGGATCCAGGGTATACTGGACCAGCTGGAGAAGAAGGCCTTCTGA
- the bag4 gene encoding BAG family molecular chaperone regulator 4 isoform X3 — protein sequence MAYDTAGNDRSGGEPAWVMHQMQDSTPYSGYPSNYWYPQSHTTGPYGNAYPPGTEVNGQPPYQQLSAYPNGVYNPQQYSTNMLHPSNPFYCAEQMPPRQPHYHNQGCPERSAAQPAPPPYPVQHCQGGPGYHPGSYQHYGEGGPTMPQNPPYPGQQSMHSRAPQPEAWAHSGGYSPSPAPQQQWQPGNQAPHGPYGNHVRPPHPPPWQGPAPPPYEHKDHQFSGQHPQARPQPLGPKPRPITPNQAQGKPTEFSAPPQLYKPGGGKLQESKPAQAEPPPQAPNPTRAPPGPQLSDNPSLARVQQVMFRVQLLQEDVDEFVGKKTDKSYRCLEELLTKELLVLDSVETNGQEVVRLARKDTVQRIQGILDQLEKKAF from the exons ATGGCGTACGACACAGCTGGCAACGACAGGAGTGGAGGGGAGCCTGCTTGGGTCATGCATCAAATGCAG gaTTCGACGCCATACTCTGGATATCCCTCTAACTATTGGTATCCCCAGTCGCATACGACAGGACCTTATGGAAATGCGTATCCTCCAGGCACGGAGGTAAACGGGCAACCGCCCTATCAG CAGCTGTCTGCGTACCCCAATGGCGTTTACAATCCTCAACAGTACTCCACAAATATGCTTCATCCATCCAATCCGTTCTACTGTGCTGAACAAATGCCACCCCGGCAGCCTCATTACCACAATCAAGGCTGTCCTGAACGAAGTGCAGCACAACCAGCACCGCCTCCTTATCCTGTTCAACACTGTCAAGGG GGCCCTGGCTACCATCCAGGCTCTTACCAGCACTATGGAGAGGGGGGTCCCACGATGCCCCAGAATCCTCCATACCCGGGCCAGCAATCCATGCACTCCAGAGCCCCACAACCAGAAGCATGGGCTCATTCTGGGGGCTACAGCCCCTCTCCAGCCCCACAACAGCAGTGGCAGCCCGGAAACCAGGCGCCACATGGTCCCTATGGCAACCACGTCAGgcctccccacccccctccatggCAAGGACCAGCCCCTCCTCCATATGAGCACAAG GACCATCAGTTCTCTGGGCAGCATCCACAGGCTCGTCCACAGCCCCTTGGGCCCAAACCTCGACCCATCACGCCCAACCAGGCCCAGGGCAAGCCCACAGAGTTCAGTGCTCCCCCTCAACTTTACAAGCCAGGAGGCGGGAAGTTGCAGGAGTCCAAGCCAGCTCAAGCTGAGCCTCCTCCTCAGGCACCCAACCCTACCAGAGCTCCCCCAGGCCCCCAGCTGAGTGACAACCCCAGTCTAGCCCGCGTCCAGCAGGTCATGTTCCGGGTACAGCTGCTGCAGGAGGACGTGGATGAGTTTGTGGGCAAAAAGACGGACAAAAGCTACCGGTGCCTGGAGGAGCTACTGACCAAAGAGCTACTGGTGCTGGACTCAGTGGAGACCAACGGCCAGGAAGTGGTCCGGCTGGCCCGCAAGGATACGGTGCAGAGGATCCAGGGTATACTGGACCAGCTGGAGAAGAAGGCCTTCTGA
- the bag4 gene encoding BAG family molecular chaperone regulator 4 isoform X2, whose translation MAYDTAGNDRSGGEPAWVMHQMQASSKPHLPSHFNSENNWNGTMDSTPYSGYPSNYWYPQSHTTGPYGNAYPPGTEVNGQPPYQLSAYPNGVYNPQQYSTNMLHPSNPFYCAEQMPPRQPHYHNQGCPERSAAQPAPPPYPVQHCQGGPGYHPGSYQHYGEGGPTMPQNPPYPGQQSMHSRAPQPEAWAHSGGYSPSPAPQQQWQPGNQAPHGPYGNHVRPPHPPPWQGPAPPPYEHKDHQFSGQHPQARPQPLGPKPRPITPNQAQGKPTEFSAPPQLYKPGGGKLQESKPAQAEPPPQAPNPTRAPPGPQLSDNPSLARVQQVMFRVQLLQEDVDEFVGKKTDKSYRCLEELLTKELLVLDSVETNGQEVVRLARKDTVQRIQGILDQLEKKAF comes from the exons ATGGCGTACGACACAGCTGGCAACGACAGGAGTGGAGGGGAGCCTGCTTGGGTCATGCATCAAATGCAGGCAAGCTCTAAACCGCACTTGCCATCACATTTTAACTCGGAGAATAACTGGAACGGCACCATG gaTTCGACGCCATACTCTGGATATCCCTCTAACTATTGGTATCCCCAGTCGCATACGACAGGACCTTATGGAAATGCGTATCCTCCAGGCACGGAGGTAAACGGGCAACCGCCCTATCAG CTGTCTGCGTACCCCAATGGCGTTTACAATCCTCAACAGTACTCCACAAATATGCTTCATCCATCCAATCCGTTCTACTGTGCTGAACAAATGCCACCCCGGCAGCCTCATTACCACAATCAAGGCTGTCCTGAACGAAGTGCAGCACAACCAGCACCGCCTCCTTATCCTGTTCAACACTGTCAAGGG GGCCCTGGCTACCATCCAGGCTCTTACCAGCACTATGGAGAGGGGGGTCCCACGATGCCCCAGAATCCTCCATACCCGGGCCAGCAATCCATGCACTCCAGAGCCCCACAACCAGAAGCATGGGCTCATTCTGGGGGCTACAGCCCCTCTCCAGCCCCACAACAGCAGTGGCAGCCCGGAAACCAGGCGCCACATGGTCCCTATGGCAACCACGTCAGgcctccccacccccctccatggCAAGGACCAGCCCCTCCTCCATATGAGCACAAG GACCATCAGTTCTCTGGGCAGCATCCACAGGCTCGTCCACAGCCCCTTGGGCCCAAACCTCGACCCATCACGCCCAACCAGGCCCAGGGCAAGCCCACAGAGTTCAGTGCTCCCCCTCAACTTTACAAGCCAGGAGGCGGGAAGTTGCAGGAGTCCAAGCCAGCTCAAGCTGAGCCTCCTCCTCAGGCACCCAACCCTACCAGAGCTCCCCCAGGCCCCCAGCTGAGTGACAACCCCAGTCTAGCCCGCGTCCAGCAGGTCATGTTCCGGGTACAGCTGCTGCAGGAGGACGTGGATGAGTTTGTGGGCAAAAAGACGGACAAAAGCTACCGGTGCCTGGAGGAGCTACTGACCAAAGAGCTACTGGTGCTGGACTCAGTGGAGACCAACGGCCAGGAAGTGGTCCGGCTGGCCCGCAAGGATACGGTGCAGAGGATCCAGGGTATACTGGACCAGCTGGAGAAGAAGGCCTTCTGA
- the lsm1 gene encoding U6 snRNA-associated Sm-like protein LSm1 — protein MNYMPGTASLIEDIDKKHLVLLRDGRTLIGILRSIDQFANLVLHQTVERIHVGKKFGDIPRGIFVVRGENVVLLGEVDLDKECDQILQRVSIEEILEEQRIEQQAKQESERLKLQAVKERGLSIPKADTLDDF, from the exons ATGAATTATATGCCAGGAACTGCTAGTCTAATCGAGGACATCGATA AAAAACACCTCGTCCTACTTCGTGACGGAAGGACGTTAATAGGTATTCTCAGAAGCATAGACCAATTTG CCAATTTGGTGTTGCATCAAACTGTGGAACGCATTCATGTTGGCAAGAAGTTTGGAGATATCCCCAGAGGGATTTTTGTTGTCAGAGGAGAGAATGTTGTTCTGCTGGGTGAAGTA GATCTAGATAAAGAGTGTGACCAGATTCTCCAGCGTGTGTCCATTGAGGAGATCCTGGAGGAGCAAAGGATAGAGCAGCAGGCCAAACAGGAGTCCGAAAGGCTCAAACTACAAGCTGTCAAGGAGCGAGGCCTGTCTATTCCTAAAGCAGACACCCTGGACGATTTTTGA